In Haliaeetus albicilla chromosome 14, bHalAlb1.1, whole genome shotgun sequence, one genomic interval encodes:
- the TMEM209 gene encoding transmembrane protein 209 produces the protein MTPEQSPVNSLIDRTIKMRKESEARKVVLAWGLLNVSVAGMIYTEMTGKLISSYYNITYWPLWYIELALASLFSLNALFDFWRYFKYTVAPMSLVMSPGQQTLLGLQNAAVQTTPPRELAAKKVPSSTPSPPIQGQSVLSYSPSRSPSASPKFTTSCITGYSPQLQALSSNSTSYGSAVTYSPSSSYNKASSFSPSPGGSPYPMSIGPVESGGLRSRYRSSPIHYNSPTGKEDYMTELKSLDTFLRNEEEKQHRVQLGSSDSSSPSSSPTFWNYSRSMADYAQMLRKFQYQLACRSQAPSAHKDEADLSSKQAAEEVWARVTMNRQLLDHMDSWTAKFRNWINETILVPLVQEVESVSTQLRRMGCPELQIGEASISSLKQAALVKAPLIPTLNAIVQYLDLTPNQEYLVERIKELSQGGCMSSFRWNRGGDFKGRKWDTDLPTDSSIIMHVFCTYLDSRLPPHPKYPDGKTFTSQHFIQTPDKPDTSNENVFCIYQSSINPPHYELIYQRHVYNLPKGRNNMFHTLLMFLYIIKTKESGMLGRVNLGLSGVNVLWIFGE, from the exons ATGACACCAGAACAGAGTCCAGTGAATTCCCTCATCGACAGGACCATCAAGATGAGGAAGGAGTCTGAAGCTCGGAAAGTGGTCTTGGCCTGGGGACTCCTTAATGTGTCTGTTGCAGGCATGATATATACTGAAAT gacTGGAAAACTTATAAGCTCGTATTACAACATCACATACTGGCCACTCTGGTATATTG AACTTGCACTTGCATCTCTGTTCAGCCTGAATGCCTTATTTGATTTCTGGAGGTACTTCAAATACACAGTGGCACCGATGAGCTTGGTCATGAGTCCTGGCCAGCAGACCCTGCTGGGGTTGCAGAATGCAG CGGTACAAACAACTCCACCACGTGAGCTGGCAGCAAAGAAAGTCCCGTCTTCGACACCTTCTCCTCCGATCCAGGGTCAAAGCGTGTTGAGTTACAGCCCGTCCCGCTCCCCCAGTGCCAGCCCAAAGTTTACTACCAGTTGTATCACAGGGTACAGCCCTCAGTTACAGGCTCTGTCAAGCAACAGCACTTCTTACGGCAGTGCTGTAACCTACTCACCAAGCAGCAGCTACAACAAG GCTTCCAGCTTCAGCCCCTCTCCTGGTGGATCACCGTACCCTATGAGTATTGGACCAGTGGAAAGCGGCGGGCTAAGGTCTCGTTACCGCTCTTCACCCATTCACTATAATTCTCCCACTGGCAAAGAAGACTATATGACAGAGCTCAAGTCACTGGACACCTTCCTTCGAAACGAAGAAGAGAAACAGCACAGAGTTCAACTAG GAAGTTCAGATTCCAGTTCTCCTTCCAGCAGCCCAACTTTTTGGAACTACAGCCGTTCCATGGCAGACTACGCACAGATGCTGAGAAAGTTTCAGTATCAGCTGGCTTGCAGGTCCCAGGCTCCATCTGCACACAAGGACGAAGCTGATCTGAGTTCAAAACAGGCTGCAGAAGAG GTGTGGGCACGGGTGACAATGAACCGGCAGCTCCTTGATCACATGGATTCCTGGACCGCTAAGTTCAGAAAT TGGATTAATGAGACTATTCTGGTGCCACTTGTCCAAGAGGTCGAGTCTGTGAGCACTCAGCTGAGAAGAATGGGGTGTCCAGAATTGCAGATCGGAG AAGCCAGCATCAGCAGTCTGAAGCAGGCAGCGCTCGTTAAAGCTCCGCTCATTCCAACCCTGAACGCTATAGTGCAGTATTTGGATCTTACACCAAACCAGGAGTATTTGGTCGAAAGAATCAAAG AGCTTTCTCAGGGAGGATGCATGAGTTCATTCCGATGGAACAGAGGAGGGGATTTCAAAGGCCGCAAGTGGGACACCGACTTGCCCACTGACTCCTCT ATCATTATGCACGTATTCTGCACTTACCTCGACTCCAGGCTGCCACCTCACCCCAAGTATCCCGACGGCAAAACCTTCACTTCCCAACACTTCATTCAGACACCAGATAAACCAG ACACTTCAAATGAAAACGTGTTTTGCATCTACCAAAGCAGCATCAATCCGCCCCACTACGAGCTGATCTACCAGCGCCATGTCTACAACCTACCCAAG GGCAGAAACAACATGTTCCATACCTTGCTTATGTTTCTGTATATCATAAAGACAAAAGAATCCGGCATGCTGGG GCGTGTCAATCTTGGTTTATCGGGAGTCAACGTTCTGTGGATTTTCGGAGAGTAA